In Orcinus orca chromosome 15, mOrcOrc1.1, whole genome shotgun sequence, the DNA window ACATTTAAAGATATGTTTGTCTTGCTTTTTTGAGGTGGAGGCCATTTCAGAGAATATTATTTGTCCATTTATGGTGCCATTCTTTCTAACCCCATAAAATACCcaacttagaacagtgtctagtACACATAGCAAGTGCTCCCAAATGTTACCTGGTACTTCACAGTTCTTAATCAGTAGCCTACACATCAATCTTCTCTGTTCTAAAGTATGAGAGGTTTAGGGCCTCTTGAAACAGGTCCTAGAGGTCCTGGAGTCACTGagtagatcagaaaaaaatgatgctGCTTGGGGACTCCAGGTGATATAGATGGTAGAGAGGGAGCTGAGGATGGTAGAAAGGCAGGCCAGCTCTTCCCGGTCCCACACCTTTAGAGGGCCCCACATATTCCTAATGCATGTGCGTGCACACATGCAGGCATACATATTGAAGAACACACAGGCTTCTGTGGCACTCAGGACCCTCCACTTGCATTGGCACTGGCACTGGCACAGCATGACCAGAACGCTAAACAACTACTTTCATGATTAACACTGTTCAGTCCCCAAGTAAGAACTGCTCCACATCATCTTGATCTACTTGCAAAACTGTAGGCAGCTGTGCCCTTATATAGTGAAGGTTGGAAATGAGGGCTGTGCTGATTATAGTCAGTCAGAAACTGCTTCCTGCTTCCCAATGCAGACAGGAATTGAGTGGTAGAAGCACTTAGCTAACAGAGATATTAATTTACTTGATACGGTCTTCTCGTCATGAATACAATGGATTCTTGTGTGATACATTATTTCCCAgtactatttttttctcctcttcctgttCCATTTTGTGAATCTAGTGGTGTTTGTGAATTAGCATGGCATTCATAAAATTTACACTCCACAGATGAGTAGTATATTGAAATAAGTTCATATTACTtttgaatgtgtatatatgttggtCTAGTTATAATCTTTATATTGGCAACTAAGTGAACACTGCtacatttacaaataattttttaaataaaaataatgtaaaaagatgtagttaaaatttcaaaagttaaataaatacatcaacgttaattaaaaagaaaaagaggcagtAGGCCAGGTGACTTGCTGTGACTCCACCACCATTCAGCTGTATGATGTTGGTTGGTGCACTTAGTTTCACTCTTGACAGATGACCTTAGAGATGACAAGATCTCTGTagtatcagtttcctcatgtgaactattttttaagatttctctcCACCTCTATAATTTTATAAGTATGTTCTACAGCATGGGTCATGTCATCTATAAATGTCTACTAGTATGATGCCAAGACATGGCTGAGAGTACCTGAGACACCTCATTTTCCAGGCTTCACTCAGAGCAGCGCACAGCTGTGGTGTGAGGAGCGTGTGGCCACAGTGGCAGGTTCCCTGGGCTGCCTTTCTCAGGTGGACACTGCTTTTGTCCTGCAATTCAGGAGGACAAGCCTCTGTGTTGAAGCCTCTGAGGACCCAGTTTCCGAGGCAGGTAGAGCTACGTTTAATTAAAATAGGAGTCCTTTATTAATAAGCATGCTGTGACTACAGGCCATGAAATCACCTTAATATCTACAGACATGGTAGTTGGtggcagttttgttttgttcagaaTATCTTCCCCAAGAATGGTCTTGCAAATGGACACAGTGAGTCCTTCATGGCCAAAGGATTGCTTTTAGCCTCCTGTTTTTCCCTGCAGTGCCTATCCCTAATCTTTGTCAGACTGCTTTGGGCCTTTATAAAATGACTTGTGCTGTTTTATAGAGTCAGCCCACCTGTGTCCTAGCTGCTTTGTTCCTGCACCCTCAGCCCTGCCCAGGTGGACAGAGTAAATGTTTCACAACCAGCTGGCTTATATCTACCACTTTTCTGGCTGGGGACAAAGTATCCTACATCTGTACCCAATAATCAGGTAGCAGCTTGGGCCTAAGCAGTGAGAATAAGTGACTATTTTACCCCAGACTGGCCTTGTATATATGGTGTGCACATGTGTAGGTTGGTAGCACGTAACAAATAAGGAGAGAATGGTTAATTCTCTTAAGACTTCCTGAAGCTTTTACAGTCTCTGTGAAGTGATTCTCGGAGATATCAGCCTGTGTATATCAGGGGCTGTTTCTGGGTCAGTCCTAGGGACTTTATTTTAGAGCTGTGCCTCTGCTGTGAGTGACCATGTTCTTTTTGCTTTCAGAGCTGTGACTTGTGGTCCCTAGGGGTGATTATCTACGTGATGTTGTGCGGATACCCTCCTTTTTACTCCAGACACCACAGCCGGACTATCCCAAAGGATATGCGGAGAAAGATCATGACAGGCAGTTTTGAGTTCCCAGAGGAAGAGTGGAGCCAGATCTCAGAGATGGCCAAAGATGTTGTGAGGAAGTGAGTCCCCAGGCCACTGCGGGGGGAGGCCAGGGAGGCCTTAGAAGTGGTGGAACACAAAGGAATGTTGGGTAAAGGAAAGTCCCAGGCACACTCCTTCTCATTTTAGCATCACAGAAAATTTTCCCTGGAGCCTGAGATGAGAGTTCTCAGTGTCCACACCTTGGTGAAATTGGAGCTTTGCTCCCTCCTGTTGCACTCCTAGAATTTGTCCTTAGGGTTGAATCCAGGTCCCTTGGTAGCCATTGTATCTGTGAGCATTAATTTAGGACCTTAAATGGTAACCCCCCTGGTGTACCCTTCCTGCACGGAGGTTGGTCATTTGGGACAGACATGATTCCAGGAACTGAACTGGGGTGCTAAAATGACCATGATGCTTTTGGCTTTTCATTCCTTAGCTGCTGTGGGAGTGTGTGATTGGTTGTGCAGGGCCTGgaccccacctcctgcccttcCTACTGCTAGTTGGTTGCTCTGGTGTATATTAAGATGGAAAGATGTAGAAGAATTAGGGGTAGTGAATGGATGATGGAGACTTGACATTCAGAGTCCTTTGGAGAAATTAGCTAGAGCACTAAGAAAGAAGTCAGACCTAAATATGAGGTGTCTTTGCTTTTTCTACCCACCTGTGTCAGAGGCTTAGCTGACTGGAACTTGGATGCTGTTCTGGTATCCTACTGCTTGTTCTTCACTGAGTAACTTTTCCTCTTttggtttcagtttcttcatctgtaatgcGATAAAGATAAGCATTAAAAGGGCAGTACCTGGGAACTGTCTCCTAACAGTACAGCTGTTTCTGTATGGAGATTACTCTCTTTCAGAAGTGAGCTTGTTCTGTTGGTGTTAGGTGTTTATGTATTCAAAAAGGGACTAGTTTCTAAAATATACAGGTGAAAGTTTTTTAGGAGGGTGGAGGCAATGTTTAAATCATCATTTGTCTTCCTATGCTCTTTCCCTGCTGTATTCTCAGTTACTTAACCAAAATATCAGTATCCTCTAATTGGTTCTTTGGAGTTCTGTAGAATATATTTCCTCTCCCTAGAGCAACATTGATTATCTTCTTTCAGCATTGAGATTCTTTTCTAAATAATCCTTTCTTTAGAATCTGTGTTTGTTCACAATGATCCAAAAGGTTACAGAGAACATGAAAGAGCAAGTAGGCATGTTGTCCTGACTCTGATGTTTGGAATGGGAGGCTATGTATTTGGAAGAAGGTGCTGTAAGAGGCCCAGGGAATATGCTGGGGTGAGCTAGGAATTGCATTAGGATAAATGTACAAGATGTAAAGAACTATGGTCAAAAAGCCGATGGTACAGAACAATACATTAGGCTTAGAAGGAAATGCCATCCCCTTCTCAGAGATTAGATTTttagctttttgttgttgttttgtgtggttttttttttttttttttttttttttgcggtacgcaggcctctcactgttgtggcctctcccgttgcggagcagtaggctccggacgcgcaggctcagcggccatggctcacaggcgcagccgctccacggcatgtgggatcttcccggacctgggcacgaacccgtgtcccctgcattggcaggcggactctcaaccactgtgccaccagggaagccctagatttttaGCTTTTGAATGTCTTTGGAATAAAGGGTTCATGTCCTGCCAAATGGTGACAAGAGTTTTATCACAAGTAGCAACCTGGATTTTCAGAACCGTATGACCCCTCAATTTTACAGTCACTGTTAGCCAAAAGAGCACTTTGAGTCCCTTTCGGAAATTATAGCCCACTGTCCTAGAAACATTAGTCTGGGGATTCAGTGTCTCAGAAACTGTAAGCCATATGTAAGATTACTTTACTGAACCTAGAACTCAGTCTGAGGTATCACTGGACTAAGCCTTTTCCTACCATTCTTATCTCAATTTATTTAGTATAGAAAGAACTGCGTAAGGACAGAGTGCCCTCACAACTAACGGTTAGGGACGAGAGCCCCACCTCTGTCCTGCAAATAGAAAGCCTAGGCTTGTAAGAGTTGGTGGAAAGTCAGAAGCTGGAGCTGGTTAGAGCCAGACCCAGGAACTTCCCGGCCTCTGGAAGCAACTGCATGGCAGCCCTGTTGGCCTTTTCTCCACAGGCTCTTGAAGGTCAAACCAGAGGAAAGACTTACCATCGAGGGAGTGTTGGATCACCCCTGGCTCAACTCAACTGAGGCCCTGGATAATGTGCTACCCTCTGCTCAACTGATGATGGATAAGGTTTTGAATGATGCTTATTTTGTTGGCCGAAAAGGCTGTGTTGGGAAGGAATGCTGAGGCTTGACTCAATGAGGGGTTAAAGGCAAAACAATGCAGAGCACACAGTCTTTCCCAGAGAAATATCTCTGGTCTTCCAAAGATCAGGATTGGAAATAAAGAGATTATTTCCGTAAAAGACCAGATCAAGGCCTGGTAAATACACTAAGGGAACACTCAAAGGACTATCCTTCATATTTGTGCTATGGGGTTGGGGGCCCAGAGCAGTATCAGACACCGTTCTTTTGCCCAAGGAGTTTAAACAAGACTGGTTGGAAAGAccaataaacacaaaacaaagaggGAACATTTTCAGACATCAGAGCTTTTGCATGCTAAATTTTCTGTGAATGCTATGgaaattcagaaaaagagaacatttttgaAGGGCTGTAATTAGGGAAGGGTTCCCAAAGAGAAGGCAAAAACCATCACAATTATTAACTATTGTGTGGCATTTTTTAACCCCTTTACATGTTTAACCCCTTTACATGTAATGAAGCCTGACTTCATTGATGGGAAGTTGGTAAAATGGGTGTGGCAGACCTGGCTTTGAAAGTAGACAGAGGGGTTTAAGTCTTAGTAGGACATAACTGAGAGGCTATTGTAGATTTTTGAGAAGAGATTTGCCACAGGGAAGGTGTTTAGGGATGGTTAGTCAGACTTGCAGACTTCCCAACCTAATACTTTTACAATAATCTAGAAGCTGAGAAGCTGCTCTAGGAGCAGAGAAGTAGAGATGAATGAATAGGCTCAATATTTTTGAAGACAAATTTCTACAATTTTTGGTGACTTACTAGATATAAGGGGACAGTGGGTGGCATATCTGGTGACACCATTGACAGAGGGAAATCAGGAATGAGGCTGGTTTTGGGTGAAGGGAAGTCTCTTAGGTTTTAGATATTGTTTAAGGTGGTAGATGGATGTGTGGTGTGGAATCAGAATGTGGCTGAGAGGGAAAGGCAGTGACACAGACTTGAATGTTACTGACTTAGAAGGGATGGAGTTGAAATGTAAGCGAATCAGAAAAAAGAATGCTAAGACCTCCCTTAGTTTAGCTGGAGtatgagagagaaaggagagctaGAAGGAACAGAGTTTTCTGCTATCTCTGATTTATGTGCAGTTGTCTTCCTGGTTTAAATGTGCCCAGTAGTCCAGAAATGGTTTGTTTGGTCAGTCCAAAATACAAAAGGATTACTTATACCCTCTGGTTGTCAGCAATTGAGTGTTACATTGTGGCTTTCCTCAAGATCTTGAAATGGAGAAATAAGATTGCCTTCTGGAGTTACTTTAAGATTAGTGTATAATGAAGCCAAGTATGGATATGCATAATCTTCTTAATGAGGAGGAGTAGCTCCTGGGCCTATAAGATGGAACTGCAATGTGACAGTGTattcccatttttaaagaaatgatgtgGTCAAGATGCAGGCTGGTCAACTTTGGAAGTGTAGAAAAAATGTCCACATATGCAGAAGCTGAATAGTGTCCATCTAAGCTGTGCCTAAGAGATGGAGCCTGAGCTCACAACCTTGAGGTGTTCCCATCTTTTTGGTCGGGCTATCACGGATAAGGAAATAGATTCAAGGGTCTGGGGGTGTGTAGCCAGGGCCAGTTAGTATAGTTCTCTTAAATGAGTTCAAACTCTTCCTGATCTAATTGCATGCTTACCAAGGAACTATTTTTGTAAATTGTCAAATTTTGTTGTTGAAATTCAAACAACACGgaggtatataaaataaaaagcaaaagttcCCTTTCATTACCCTGCCTTAGTCTCACCCCTCAGAGGTGAGGTGACCTATGGCTTGATGTATTCTTCCTGATCTTTTTctggggagacacacacacactcacagagtttgtctttttttttaaatacagaagtgGGATCGTCTCATTCTTACAAAGCCTTTTCTGATTATTTGCCTTCCCTTATTGGTCTGCCCGTAGTAAGAGAACGCACTGGTCATAAAGACAGACTTGAAGAGTGCTAGACCTTATGACAGTTATTTctcattgtaaattaattgactggCTTATAGATCAGTTTGTGAGGGTCTACTATGCTCACCAGGTGAAATGCTTGGGGTTCTGAGCCATCAGGGCTAAGGTGACTGTCTACACCATGGGGGCAGGGAGTAAATGCCAGTCAGGGAGGCTTCTCAGGTGGCAGCCTGCTAGCTTTTCCCCTGATGTACATGTATGACTCTCTTTACACTTGCCCTTGCCAGTGACTATGAGTATGAGCCTTGTTAGTATTTCTTACTTGCATTTCTGTCAGCCCACAGGAAAGAAGGGCTAGCTGTTGGCCTGGTATTCCCTGGGCCCTGCTGATCCATGGGGAAGAGTCCTCTGCCTTATCAAAATTTGTATACTGCCAGCATAAGAATGAAATTGCCACCTTAGTTCTTTGTGATTCTCCTTCCCACTGTCTTAGATTGGCTTTTTAGGTGCCCAGAATGTGAAAAACTGATGGCAGTGTTTGCATTCAGGCGGTGGTTGCAGGAATCCAACAGGCCCATGCAGAACAGTTGGCCAACATGCGAATCCAGGACCTGAAAGTCAGCCTCAAACCCCTGCACTCTGTGAACAACCCCATTCTAAGGAAGAGGAAATTACTCGGGTAACTGAGCTTATTTCTTCAGTTCTCCCTCATGGCTGGTGTGGTTGAGTACAGGGTTCTGAAAGGTCAGCCAGGGGTCTGCCCTTTTTTGTCTCTTAAGAGGGTGGAAAGGATATGTTCTTTAAATAGCATCAGAAGTTGGAGATACTCTATAGTTacttatttatctgaaaaatctGTTCCTTATGTTTAGCATTAACATCTGTTAAGAGTTGGGTTTTGGGGTCTCACCTTGTTATTACCTCTCTCCCAAACTTCTAAAGCACCAAGCCAAAGGATGGTGTTTATATCCACGACCGTGAGAATGGAGCCGAGGATTCAAATGTTGCCTTGGAAAAGCTCCGAGATGTGATTGCTCAGTGTATTCTCCCCCAGGCTGGTAAAGGTCACACCATTTATGAATgctctgtgcgtgtctgtgtgtgtgcacgtgcacatgaCTAAAGGAGTGGTTTAATTTGAAGTTGTCTGTTTCATCTTTGTGTTATAAGAAAATAAGTACATTATATAGTTTGTGCCCACTGAAAAGAATGGACAGTGGGAACTCAGAAATGTGAGGCTCTGGCCCACCTTTGGTTTCCTGTAAAATTTCTAGTTTCGGTGTAATTGCCAGCGTCAGACACAGCACGTAATTTTGTATTTTCCTAGTTTGTTAATGAGATTACAGGATAGAggatggaaaatggaaaatgtgaacAGGGTCAGGATTAGGTTGGGAAGGTCAGGAGCGTTGGGAAATACCATATCCAGAACCCTTAGAGTACAAGGCTGTCATTAACTTGTGAATATAAAGAGACGATCTCCCAAGTTCAGAAGTGGCCCTGGCTGCTACTTGTATCATGGGCAGGGTGGGACTTAAACAGAAGTCCTTTCGAGTGAGAGCTCTCTTTCAGTATGTTCTCTTTCCACCTAATGGGGTATGATGGGCTTTTCTCAGCAGATGAATGAGATGCTTCAAGTAGTAGGCCAGGAAACTGTTGAGTTGACCAGTCTTCCTAGATTCCTTGGCTTTTAAGGGAACTTACTAGTGTGCCTCAGGTAGTCTTCCAAAGTAAGAAATGAGCTTAGGAGAAAGAAGGTAGCCCACTCAGCCTTATTCTCCCTCTCGCTCATGGTCTCTTAAGTTAACCAGGTGCTTTTGCTCAGCAATAGTCTGACATCCTGTGGGATGCCTATTTCCCATCCCCCAGTGCTAAGACTCCGGGGGCATCAGGGAATTTGTGTGAGGTGGTCAGAGCAGGAAGAGTTGAGAAACCAGAAGCGGTCTacatcagtggtccccaacctttttggcatcagggactggtttcgtggaagacaatttttccatggactgggggcgggggtggcgggggtggtttcaggatgattcaagtgcattacgtTTATTGTgtgctttatttctattattattacattgtaatatataatgaaataattatacaactcaccataatgctgacaggaggcagagctcaggtggtaatgtgagcgatggggagtggctgtaaatacagatgaagcttccctcgcttgtccaccgctcacctcctgctgtgtggcccagtggttgggaccCCTGCTCTACATGTAATGTAGGGACTAGAAGTAATGATAGTCTGGTAAAGCTTGCACCTTTAATCATCACTTCTCAATAAGTTGGACATCATGTCCTTCCATCTCTGACACTAAAATCCCATGATGCTGCAGGAAAATGCAACTTCTTCTTCATCTTTATCAACAGGAGAGAATGAAGATGAAAAGCTGAATGAAGTAGTTCAGGAAGCTTGGAAGTATAACCGGGAATGCAAACTCCTAAGAGATACTCTGCAAAGCTTCAGCTGGAATGGTAGGAGTCTTAATTATGCCTTTCCCCAGGAATGCAGAGAAGTAATTGTGTTTAGAATATGTAGGATCTCTGGGGGCTGAGCTGGGACTGTTTTCAGGTAAAGTAGGGCTGGCGAGTGAGTGGAATACTGTGGGACAGGGGGTTAGCCCTACAGTAACTGCCCAGGCGTATCTGGACATCTGGCCCTTTCGCTTGTTTTCCAGAGTTCAGATGAATTATGTGTCGCAGATTCATTGCTGCAGAGCCCCCGTCACATACCACTTGGGCAAAAAAACAGTCAGATCTCAGAACTCCTTCCAGATACCTGAACTGTTCACTGGGTCATTAAGGAGCAGTATACTCTGAAGGGGAGAAAGAGGGCAAAGTACCACAGAGTCCGCCCTGCTGATCTGCTTAGCTTAGAGAAGACCTGTTTCACTGAAGAGTAGAGAGTGCCAAATCTGctgctctttgaatttttttccccacaggcaAACAAGGTACAGGTGTGTTTTTTGAGCTGCTTTTGTATTGTCTTTCTACTTTAGCAGACTAAACTAGACTTAAGGTCTAGGATGCTCAGGGAAGGAAGCAAACTCATTGCCTAGCTTGATTCTTGGACATGAGAAATCCAAAGTGCTAGCCTGGCCATTCCCATACTTGGAGGAGATTAGCTTCCctaggattttttttattttttaagattttgaaaTATCAATACAGAAAAGTGATCACATTTGAGGTATGCACGTccgatgaattttcacaaagtgaacactCCCATGTAACAAGCACCTAGAACATGTAGTGGAGCATGTGCCCTCTTTTAACTGCTACCTCCCTCCTCACAAGGGTAATTATGATCCCAGTTTCTAGCAGTGTATATTAGTTTTGCctggttttatattttatgtaagtgGAGTCAGAGAAGTctatgttcttttgtgtctggcttcttttagtCAAGATTATATTTGTGAGATTCAACCATATTGTTGTGTGTAGCAGCAATTCAttctcatatatatgtatgtaaatatatatatattctctctctatatatttttctccatatatatatacacatatatatttttgtatttatatttattcattctgcTGTTGAACGGACatatgggttgtttccaggttttggtaATTAAGGAAAGCACTGCTATAAACACTCTTGTGTACatcttttatgaatattttaatgaaCTCATTTCTCTTATGTATCTAGGATTGGAGTTGCTGGTTCATGGGGATATTCATCTGTTTAGCTTCAGTAGGTACTGCcaccagttttccaaagtggttgtaccacttTACACTTCCACTAGCAGTGTTTGAGGGTTCTAGTTATTCTATATCCACACCAACCCTTGctattgtctttttcattttagtcattctgattAATAAGTACTACTGGTATTGCGTGTCATTTTACtttgcctttccctgatgacTATGAGCTTAAGCACGTTTtaatgtttattggccatttagatTTTGTTAAGTGCctattcttttgcccatttttctgttgagttgTATCTCTCTTATAGAtgtgtaggagttctttatatagtccgGATATGAGTTCTGTTGTCGACATACATATCACAAAGAACTTCTCCCTCTTTGTGGTTTCTTGCTGTGCTGTTGTACTGAACATTGGATTTTTACGGCCAGGTTAATAAGCTGCTCAGTTCTACTTGAAAAATGGGGGAATTGAACTGCTTTTGATCAGTGTTGGTGATGGTTCTTCCATGGTGAGGGTGAATTTGACACTGGTGAGATGTACCATATTGGGTCCCTGTCAAGAATCTTATCACCTCCCAAACAGTTTGGAGactgacctttttcttttttgggtttcAGGTCGTGGATTCACAGATAAAGTAGATCGACTAAAACTGGCAGAAATTGTGAAGCAAGTGATAGAAGAGCAAACCACATCCCACGAATCCCAATAATGACAGCTTCagactttgttttttaacaagTTGAAAATTTATTCATTAATGTATAAAGTAATTTGtatgtaaattaataaatcatAATTTCATTTCCACATTGCTTAAAGATGCTGTATAAATTTAGATACAGGATTTACTAATAGtatagttcatttgtttttaagaaaagctcAGTTCCTAATATATTATTACTTTAGGATTGTTTAGTCATATATGGTAAAGCTGACAGATGGTATTGTCAAGCAAgattgttttatttgtaataaagtATACAAAAACCATTTGCCAGTGGTAGGCAAAGGACCAACTATACTGACCTTAGTAAACAGTTGAATCAAGTACTGTGGAATCTGGTTTCAATTGCCCTGTGTATTTTACTTTCTGCACTATCAGTGGATTAGCTCTGGTGCCAAGAAATTTTTGTGGATCCATGTTGCAGACTGCTTGCCTGTTACAGGGTGCCACCTCCCATGATGGAAGAGGCAGGGAGTTGAGCCCTCACTTCTCTTATCCCTAACTCCCTAGAGAAGAGTGGTAATATTccttttttgtcatattttttttaaaggtattggTGTATTTCTTAAATCTAATGGGATTCTCTATTGAGTTTATTCTTTTCATGTTTAACCAGAGCTTCAGCCCTCCCACCTCCATGAGATCCTACTTTGTCCTCTCCCTTTCCTGCAGCCCTCACCAGCTCCATTGCTTCTTATCTCCTTTCCCTGTTCTTCTGGCCCCTTTTATGGGATGATTTTTCTGAGAAAGTTACATATCATAAAAACTGGACTATTGGGTTAGCATCTAAAGATGGTCCAAGTTTTTTCTCTTAAAGCTACCCTTTTTCTCTAACATTTCTGCCTGGGTTTCATGGTGGCATCCCCTGGGatgcatgtattttatttatcaccCTTCATTTTCAGGAAGCATGGTTCTGGCCCAGAGATCAGATACTTGAATAGAAAACAAGGCTGGGTGCTTTTCTACTTTGCTGTTGTACATATGGGCATCCATAAcacaccatttttatttttttttttagcagttctTGATTGGTGGTTCTGTGTTGGTAAATGGGAGAGCTAATAGGCCAACTCCAATTcacagaggagaagaaaaggatcagTAGGCTCAGTTATTCAGTTTCATCCCATCAAATTCTCTTCAATCAAAATCAACCCCACAGAGCTCACttattttcaaactcttccactTTGCTGAGTATGTCTTCAGGGTGACATTTGCTTAGTATGTCCCATATGTGTGTGAATGACTGTAGGAATATATGATAAAAACATTAAGTATCTCTTAGAAATTACCTTACACATTGGTTCCCTTTTACTTTGGAGAGTTTTAAATTCAAGGCATTTTTTGAGGTAAGGCTCACTAATCTTCGGTGATTGATAACTGCTACAAATGGATACCCTGTAAGGAGaattcaatacttttttttttttgcggtacgcgggcctctcactgttgtggcctctcccgttgcggagcacaggctccggacgtgcaggctcagaggccatggctcacgggcccagccgctccgcggcatgtgggatcttcccggaccggggcacgaacccgcgtcccctgcatcggcaggcggactctcaaccactgcaccacaagggaagcccgagaattcaATACTTTTAAACATGGCAAAATCTAACAGgcagcagagaaaaacaaaatgttttcttatttactAACCACAAAACTTAGCTGAGAGTTGAATTAAGGGTTGAATTATTCTGTTTTTTCAGTGAAATGCAGTCTTACAAATCAAAATCACTTCTTACAATCAGGAAAAACTCTGCACTTGTTTCTGGAACAACTGAATAcctgttatttttcttatcttaggGTAGAGGTTCAGTGTTCACTTGGGAGAGGAAGGCAGTAATTAACTTTGTTACTCTTTTTCTTCAGAGGAATCTTCTAGCATGCCCAGTCTACCATTAACTTCTCAAATTTGTTATCTGGGTGTCTTCTAGAGGCTCAAGATGATTTCCTTCCCTGTGTGGTGAATTTTAGGCATGATCTAAAAGGGTATCCAAAAGATTCTTCCTTTTACTCTGAGCAGCAGTTGCCCGTGTTTCTTTAGTTTGAATTAAACTGGCCGCGAAAATGAGTGCTGTATCCAGACAGGTCCATGCTGAAAGTTTGTGAATACCCTGGAGGATGCTCTAGCTGTTGTAACTCAAAAGTGGGTCCTATCCTACAGAGAGCTCCTTGACAAAACAACAGCTTCCAAAAGACTCAGCAATGTTTGGTCTTTAAAGTGGAGTTTT includes these proteins:
- the MAPKAPK5 gene encoding MAP kinase-activated protein kinase 5 isoform X3, coding for MWEESDMEKAIKETSILEEYNINWTQKLGAGISGPVRVCVKKSTQERFALKILFDRPKARNEVRLHMMCATHPNIVQIIEVFANSVQFPHESSPRARLLIVMEMMEGGELFHRISQHRHFTEKQASQVTKQATLALQHCHLLNIAHRDLKPENLLFKDNSLDAPVKLCDFGFAKIDQGDLMTPQFTPYYVAPQVLEAQRRHQKEKSGIIPTSPTPYTYNKSCDLWSLGVIIYVMLCGYPPFYSRHHSRTIPKDMRRKIMTGSFEFPEEEWSQISEMAKDVVRKLLKVKPEERLTIEGVLDHPWLNSTEALDNVLPSAQLMMDKAVVAGIQQAHAEQLANMRIQDLKVSLKPLHSVNNPILRKRKLLGTKPKDGVYIHDRENGAEDSNVALEKLRDVIAQCILPQAGKGENEDEKLNEVVQEAWKYNRECKLLRDTLQSFSWNGLELLVHGDIHLFSFSRYCHQFSKVVVPLYTSTSSV
- the MAPKAPK5 gene encoding MAP kinase-activated protein kinase 5 isoform X1, which encodes MNPCPLHQQETSILEEYNINWTQKLGAGISGPVRVCVKKSTQERFALKILFDRPKARNEVRLHMMCATHPNIVQIIEVFANSVQFPHESSPRARLLIVMEMMEGGELFHRISQHRHFTEKQASQVTKQATLALQHCHLLNIAHRDLKPENLLFKDNSLDAPVKLCDFGFAKIDQGDLMTPQFTPYYVAPQVLEAQRRHQKEKSGIIPTSPTPYTYNKSCDLWSLGVIIYVMLCGYPPFYSRHHSRTIPKDMRRKIMTGSFEFPEEEWSQISEMAKDVVRKLLKVKPEERLTIEGVLDHPWLNSTEALDNVLPSAQLMMDKAVVAGIQQAHAEQLANMRIQDLKVSLKPLHSVNNPILRKRKLLGTKPKDGVYIHDRENGAEDSNVALEKLRDVIAQCILPQAGENEDEKLNEVVQEAWKYNRECKLLRDTLQSFSWNGLELLVHGDIHLFSFSRYCHQFSKVVVPLYTSTSSV
- the MAPKAPK5 gene encoding MAP kinase-activated protein kinase 5 isoform X4, whose protein sequence is MNPCPLHQQETSILEEYNINWTQKLGAGISGPVRVCVKKSTQERFALKILFDRPKARNEVRLHMMCATHPNIVQIIEVFANSVQFPHESSPRARLLIVMEMMEGGELFHRISQHRHFTEKQASQVTKQATLALQHCHLLNIAHRDLKPENLLFKDNSLDAPVKLCDFGFAKIDQGDLMTPQFTPYYVAPQVLEAQRRHQKEKSGIIPTSPTPYTYNKSCDLWSLGVIIYVMLCGYPPFYSRHHSRTIPKDMRRKIMTGSFEFPEEEWSQISEMAKDVVRKLLKVKPEERLTIEGVLDHPWLNSTEALDNVLPSAQLMMDKAVVAGIQQAHAEQLANMRIQDLKVSLKPLHSVNNPILRKRKLLGTKPKDGVYIHDRENGAEDSNVALEKLRDVIAQCILPQAGENEDEKLNEVVQEAWKYNRECKLLRDTLQSFSWNGRGFTDKVDRLKLAEIVKQVIEEQTTSHESQ
- the MAPKAPK5 gene encoding MAP kinase-activated protein kinase 5 isoform X2 — its product is MNPCPLHQQETSILEEYNINWTQKLGAGISGPVRVCVKKSTQERFALKILFDRPKARNEVRLHMMCATHPNIVQIIEVFANSVQFPHESSPRARLLIVMEMMEGGELFHRISQHRHFTEKQASQVTKQATLALQHCHLLNIAHRDLKPENLLFKDNSLDAPVKLCDFGFAKIDQGDLMTPQFTPYYVAPQVLEAQRRHQKEKSGIIPTSPTPYTYNKSCDLWSLGVIIYVMLCGYPPFYSRHHSRTIPKDMRRKIMTGSFEFPEEEWSQISEMAKDVVRKLLKVKPEERLTIEGVLDHPWLNSTEALDNVLPSAQLMMDKAVVAGIQQAHAEQLANMRIQDLKVSLKPLHSVNNPILRKRKLLGTKPKDGVYIHDRENGAEDSNVALEKLRDVIAQCILPQAGKGENEDEKLNEVVQEAWKYNRECKLLRDTLQSFSWNGRGFTDKVDRLKLAEIVKQVIEEQTTSHESQ